The sequence TGCCCCACCTAGGGGTAGGGAAAGgacttcttctccttcttttttttccccccaagtattttatttggggcacctgggtggctcagtgggttaaagcctctgccttcagctcaggtcatgatcccagggtcctgggattgagccccacatcgggctctctgctcagcagtgagcctgcttcctcctctctctctgcctgcctctctgcctacttctgatttctctgtcaaataagtgaataaaatcttaaaaaaaagattttatttatttacttgacagagaaagagacagcgagagaggggacacagcagagggagtgggagagggagaagcagtgtccctgctcagcagagagcccgactcagggcttgaatcaggaccctgggatcatgacctgagctaaaggcagacacttaacgaccaAGCTACCTGGGCGCCCTGGGAAAGGAATCCTTAAGACATGCAAAATACAAACCTCTATTCAGACATTTATGGATCCAACTACATCAGAATTAAGGATTTCTATTCCACAAAGACCGTCAGAACTAATATTGACAGATAGGTGGTTGGAATCTAGCGAATAAAGAACATCTGCCAGtcaataaggaaaagacaagaaacacaATAAAGAAATAGGTGATCCATATGAACAGGCAACTCACCGAAGGTTTGGCTGAAAATGGCAAGAAACTGATGACGATGCAGTCTAAGAAGTAATTGTGTGATTCAATTAAAATTACGATGAGATACCATTTTATGACCACCAGGTGAGTggaaattcataaaaacaaatcatACCAATGTTTGGTGAGGGTGTGGGCACACAGAAATCTTTGGTCATTTCCATAGGCCTGTAAGCTGGTAGAGTCTCGCGAGAGCACTCTGAAATGAGATACACAGTCTTCCAAGACTCCACACTTTCGATCCTTGGCAAATAAGCCACAGAAATTCATGTCCAGGTGTTCAAAGAGAAATGTATGAGGGCGTTGGCTGCAGTGTGCTTCGTGGAAACGGGATTCAGGGGCAACCTTGGCATCCATCCTCAGGAGAATGGATTAGTGATGTGGAATGGATGCAAACGGTGGAACACCAGGTGACAGTCAGAATCAGCACATGGCTTTTAAGAGCACagtgttcaggggtgcctgggtggctcagtgggttaaagcctctgccttcggctcaggtcatgatcccagggtcctgcgatagaaccccaaatcgggctccctgctcagcagtgagcctgcttcctcctcctctctctgcctctctgtctacttgtgatctctgtctgtaaaataaataaataaaatctttaaaaaaaacccatagtgTTCAAAGAATAAGGAACAAAAAAGAGATCGACAGCATAATACTATTTATATACACTAAACCCACAAATGCATAAAAATGATATTagagggacgtctgggtggctcagttggttaagcagctgccttcggctcaggtcatgatcccagcgtcctgggatcgagtcccacatcgggctccttgcttggcagggaacctgcttctcctccctctgcctctgcctgccactctgtctgcctgtgcttgctctcgcttctctatgacaaataaataaataaaatctttaaaaaaaatgatattagatCATCCCCAAGGATCCATTCATATTTAAATGGGATGAGAGGGATTgaagataaagaagaacaaaaacaaaatcaaaacaatgaagTGGCCTTGTATCCATCGAAGATCCTTGGTCATTGCGAAATCAGGAACCCATAAACGCTGCTCCCTGCTCCCGAGGGCTGGAAGAAGGGCACGAGCAGGCGGTTCACAGAATGAGCACAAATGGCTCACAAATTTATGAAAACGCACTAATCTCACAGATAATAAAGGGAATGCAAGTTTTAGCAACAAGAGCCCATTTTTTCATCTATcagattaatgatttttaaaaaaattataatacaccttgctggtgggaatgtaaacccGGTTGGTGGAAATCTACATTGAGCATTTAGGGGAGTGATTAGGCGTTGTCAAAATGTAACTTGCTCAGAGCCAGCAAGTGTGCTTATAGGAACTTATCTTGCGGAAATACACCAGGTGCAGCAGTACATTTGCAAGGCTATTGCTGCTGCAATGTCCGTAGCAGGGAATAGTGGGGGCCACGTGCGGTCTGACAGGAGACAAGTTTAGTACATTAAGATGGTTGTGCTGTGACGCCCTGTGACGATGGCAAACACGGAGGGGGCTGTCTACACGTGCTGACCCGGAACCGTGAGCATAACGTACTACAAAGCCAAAAAAGTGTGATCttgtttttgttgaaaatttacacacacacacacacacacacacacacactctcacactcaCACAGAAGATATTAAAATGACCCACTGTCTCAGGTCTCAGTTTCTGCACTGAAAGTCAAGCATCCCTAAGCAGGCTCCAGACCCCTCTTGCCAGCAGAACAGGAGGAGAACGGAGAGGGCGCTGCTAAGCCCCAGCACCCACCCCAGCGCTGGGGGTGGATgggaggacagagaggcagggacaaGGAGCCTGAGAAGCCTGTGCTGGTGGGCTGGGCTTCCTCCCTCCTCAGGCTTTGAGAGGGGCTCAGAAAACTTGGTTCCCAGAAATTTGGAAAGATCTGAGGGTTGGAGTCCAACGGTGCCCAGGGAATTGGAAGTGGAAAGGTGACGCGCGGGGTAGCCACTGCTGTCGTGGTGACAGGGCTGCACAGGGAGCGCCTGCCTATGATCCGAGAGTGAAGCAAGCCCTCCAGTCTCAAGGGGCAGATGACGCTGGAGGTAGGGAGCCAGGCCAGGGCCGGCTTGGTGGGAGGGCGTGCCCAATGGTAATGGGGGTGATGGGGACTGTGTGGAGAAAGGCATTCTGGGTGCAGAGCAGGGAAGCTCCCCGTGCCAGAGGCTGTGGctgaagttggggtggggggggcagcttTGGGTGAAAGTTcctaggggggcctgggtggctcagtcagttaaatgtctgccttcggctcaggtcatgatcccaggggcctgggatcgagtcccgcatcaggctccttgctccgacaaataaataaaatcttttaaaaaataaaataatataaaggaaatgtgtggggcccctggctggtttAGTCAGGAGAGCAggcaaatcttgatctcagggtcatgagtgtGAGCCCCAGACCTGGTATATAGTATTCACACAAAATCACACAAAATTTTTTTGTgatcacacaaaaataaataaatgaaattttaaaaatttttaattaaaaaaaaaataaagatgctggTGTCCGTGTCTGTCAGTTACTGAAAGATTACGTTGCGTTCACATCACCTAATAAGCCCCTCTTAGAGCCCAATCTGGACGCCAAGGGAAGGTTCATGAGAGGCAAGGACCcgaaaacatttgtaaattctTCCCACAAGGTTTCTGAGAGGCCCGCACCCCACAACGTGTTTTTGTTCATCCTGTCGCTCACAGACCGGTTACGGAGGGTCCCGGATGTGtgggctctgtgccaggtgccAAGGATACAGCCGTGAACAAACACGAGGACCCTTAGGGAGCTGAGAGCTGCTGGGAAGGATGGACAAGCAAGGAAGCTGATCCAGCGGAAGGTGCATTCACTGGCTAGGGTTGCCATGACAAAGCACTAGAGACGGCAGAAGCTTGACCAGTAGGAATCTATTTTCTCACaaatctggaggccagaagtccaaggtcCAGATactggcaggtttggtttcttctaaaGCTTCTCTCCTTGGCGGGTGGGTGGCCACCGTCTTCCGTGTCCTCAGACGGGCTTTcctctgggtgtgtctgtgtcctgacctcctcttttcttttttccattttaagattttatttatttatttgagacagagaaaaagagagagagagagattgattgacAGAACGAGTGGGAGGaccagagcaaggagcctgacacaggactcgatcccacatgacctgagctgaaggcagacaatcacctgagccacccaggcgccctgctctcCTCTTACAAAGACACCAGTCATGCTGATGAGGACCTCATTTTACCGTAATCGCCTCTTTAAGAGCCCTATCCCCCAATACAGTCAGATTCTGAGGTGCTGAGGGTTGGAATGTCAAAGTCGGAATCTGGGGTAGGGGGACACCAGCCCAAAGCAGgaggggaagatgagaaagtgaCTGGTGCAGTGGGAAAAAGCCGAGGGAGAGGGGGCAAGTGTGCGTTTATGGGGCAGGTTGTGGTCCTCAATAGGGTGGTCCGAGCGAGGTCTCTGAAAAGTTGACATTTGAGCACTACCTTGCAAGAAGGTGAagggctgagccacacaggaatCTGCGGGGAGGGCATCCCGGGGGAGGGAAGGGCCGGGGCGGAGGGGAGACCCTGGGAGAAGCAAAGGCGGTGGGTGGGGTGAGCACTGGAGGACGAagcgggagaggcaggggagtggTGCCAGGTGCATAGACCCCACAGGCCACTGTAGGACTTGGGGCTTAAGTTTTCAAGACCACCACAGGTCACATCGACACAGAGGCTTCTatcaacaaaaaacaagcaaacgaacaaaaaaaaatccaccaaaaaaaacccaaacaaaaacactgacacAAAAAGAgtatagcaagtgttggcaaggatataggaAAATTGGTCCCCTtgggcactgctggtgggaaggtagGAAAAGGCGGGATCaagtatggaaaacagtatgatgatccctcaaaaaattaaacatagaatttccGTCTAACCCAGCACTTCCACGTCTGAGTCCCCCACCGGAAGAATGGGGAGCAGGTGCCCGGAGAGATGTCTCTACATCCTTGTCATGGGAGAACTGTTCACAGCAGCcgaaaactggaagcaacccaaacGCCCATCAGCAGGTGAATGGGTAAACCCACAAGCGGTAAATACACTCgtggatggggtgcctggtggcctTCAGTCATTacacgtctgcctttggctcaggtcatggtcccagggtcctgagatcaagccccacatcagcctgcttctccctcattttattttaaagattttgtttattcatttgagagagagagagacggtaagcagggggagagacagagggagagggagaagcaggctctccccgcTGAGTTgggagatgtggggctcgagcctaggaccctggagatcatgacctgagctggaggcagactcttaaccatctgagccacccaggtggccctgagttttattcttttcataaaaagTGTTCCGGAGATTGATAGTGGTGAGGGTTGGGCaacattttgtaaatataatCATACCACTGAatggtacacttaaaaattgtaaaatggtAAATTTAGATAAGGGTTGAGAGTGATGTGAGCTCAGATGGGGGCAAGTTTTCCAATCCTGAATCCACTTTGAGGAGGATTAACTGCCAGataggatggagaagagaagagtcCAGGGTTTGGCTTGAGAACTGGGAGGATAGATAACCACTTGGCTAAGACGGAGAGGGCTTGGGTCAACCCTGTGGGAGGTTTTGCTGCAAAGGGGGAACGGAGAAATGGGGGCAGTGCTGGGGAAGGAGAAGTGAGGTCAAGAGAGAAGTGATATAGCACGTTTGCTTTGACAGAAGTGATTCTGAAGAGTGTGGAAGGTGGCCGCGGAGAGAGGGGGCCAGCTGCTGGAACCATCCTTGGGCAGCCAGGAAGTGAATGTATATGAAGGCGATGTATGAATGTATTTGAAGTGAAGGAGAGTAAGGGCAGAGTGTCACTTAGGCCGTCTTTGGCAGGGGACATATTAGCAGAAACCTGAAGGAAGTTGGAGAGTGAGCCACAGGGATTCTGGAGAGAGAGCATTTCAGGAAACAgcaacagcaagtgcaaaggccctgaggcggCACCAGCTGGTATGCTCAAGGAGCAGTGTGGTTGGACCAGAGCGAGTGATGGAGGCAGTGGGGCAGACAGATCAAGCAGGACCTAGGCGGCCAtgggactttggcttttactctatCAGAGACCGGATCCATTGGAAAGTTTTGAGCAAAGGCATGACAGGCTTTGGTCTTAACAGGATCATTCCGGCTGCTGAGTAAAGAATAGAATCGGGCAAGAGGAGAAGCCAAGTGAAGGGACCATTGTAGTGATCCAGATGAGAGCCAGTGGGGGTCTGGGGGAGCGTGTTCCTCAAGGAGGTGGGGAGAAATGGTTGGATTCTGCATGAATTCTGAAGGCGGTACCCGCAGGGTTTGCTAGCGCATGGCATGTGGAGCGCGAGAGATGAATCCAGGATGCCACTGGGGCTTTGGACCAAGTGACAGGGAAGATGGATATGACGTTGGCCGAGATGGGGAAAGCCTTACTTTCAACACGCCAAGAAAAGATGCTGACTCATCTTCCACGTGGGGTGTCAAACGGCTGGTGGACAGGCGTCTGGACCTTGTGGGACAAGTCAGGGCGGACATGTATAAACTTGGGGGCCGATGCGAGGTGAAGGATGGCTTGTGTCCGACCAGAGGAGCTCCCTTGACAAGTGGGAGTGTCTAGAGAAGGGAAGAGGTCTGCACACATCTCATGAAAATACTGACCTTACAGTCCCATGCTTGCCCTCTGCCTGGGAAGGAGTGGCCCAGAAGTCAGCTGGGCTGGGGTCTGAGAGCAGAGGAGCGTCCACAGAAACAAAGCTCGGGGGAGAACACGCCTGTAGGTAGGGCATCTGGTGGGATCTGCCTTCCTTTACTGGTCTCACTGGGGCTGCACCATTGCCTAAGAAGCAACAGCTCTTCGCAGCAGTTAGGACGAGCTGTGGGAATGTTCTCTGTGGATCTGCgtctatgaatgaatgaatctatgTACGTGCATCTGTCTATCGATGTATCTGTGACCGTGACCCCAGGAGGTAGGCGCCATTATACCCAGCCCCACGCTGTCCTAGAGGACACAGAGGCACAAGTTGGGCTGGGATCTGAACACCAGCgcctcctctgttttcttaacCACCATGGGCTGCTGCCTCCCAGTAACGGTCCGTTATTGTTAGAAGTAATCATTACAATAATCATAACAAACATTTGCCCAGTGCACTGCCTTGatgatttcatttcatccttGCAACAACTCTACTGGATGGGCCTGCGATTGCCAGGTTTGCAGAGGGGAGAGGTGACTTGCCCAACGTCACAGAGCTGGTGAGTGGCCAAGCCAGGCCTCCAGACCTGCTCCTCCGCCTCTAGGGCCTCAGTTTGGCCCTCCATCGCTAAGCTGCTGGTCACACGGGTCAGACCTAGGCGTCCCGCGGGGATTTATCATGTCAAGGCATTTTGGTGATGCTTAGAAGTTTGGGGTAAGATTTAAATGCTCTGattcccttggggcgcctgggtggctcagtcagtgaagtcaGGTTGTGagactggggtcctgggatccaaccccatgttgggctcctcgtcggcgagtctgcttctccttctccctctacctctcccctgctcatgctcactctccgttgctctctctctcaaataaataaatacaaacttcaaaaaattttttaaaaaagttctgaCTCCCTCCGGAGCCTTTTCTGGGCCCTGgttgcctgctgcttccccctgGGCGTGGCCTTTTTTGCCCAATCAGGACCTGGGAGGCCAAGCGAGGGTTCGGCTTGGCTCCTGTAAGGCCTCCATCAAGGCTGAGGGTGGGTGGCAGCCCAGGaggtaggtagagggagagggcCCACCTCGGCACCACCTGGCCACCTTCCTAGGGTGTGAGGACCCTTCCGGATGGTCAAGTCTAGAGGTGGCTTGCACAGAGAGGTGGAGAAACAAAGGCTGAGTGAGGACAGGGGACTCACACCAGCTGCATGAAGAGTGCTGTAGAGGCCGGGCTTGGCCCCAGGCCTCGGGACTCCCAGCCTGGACTACTCCTTAGCCTCCTGCTgaactttcccccaccccagaagGATTGGCCCCACGTACATTTTTGGCCTCACCTACCCTGGCTGGCCCTCCCTGGCCTGCTTTTTGCCAGCGCCCTTGAGACTGGCCGAGAACTGGTTGCCATAGAGATGGTGGGGCGGGCAGTTCCAAGGCTGGCGGGTGCGGGTGGGGGACGGGGCAGGACACCAGTATGCGAAACACCCACCAGCCGCTGAGCAGGACCACTTCGGCGAGACCAGGGCAGGACGCGCGGCTCCAGGCTCCAGGGACAACCGTAGGGCTGCTCAAGTTTCTGTCAGACACCCCCCAGGCTGAGCAGGTGAGGGAGGCCCCACGGGGGCACTTCCAACTGCCTGGAGGCAGGCTGGCTGCCTGGGGGCGTGGAGGCCGGGGCTGAGGGAGACTGGAGCTGAGGCCAGGTGAGAGACAGCCAGGCCCAAGGCAGGCAGGGACCTCAGGGACGCCTCAAAGTTTCAGGGTGAAGATGAGGAAGACACCCAGAGGTGACTCCCCGGCTCCCAGTGGAGCGATGTGGGGATCCCTGCAGGAGGGGGAGGGTCTTGGGAAAGATAATGTGTTTCGGCCACCTGGACTTAGACAGTCCCACGGGGACATGTCCCCACGGGGCATTCGGAGGAGCCATCCCAGACCCAGAGGCAGCATTGTACGATGGTGACATAtctgggctctggggacagatTCAACGCATTCCGATCTGACTCCACTTACTGGCCAGGTGACCTTGGTCAAGTGAtgtcccctctctgagcctcagtgttctcagcTGGGATGAGATGAGATCTCACGGGGACAGCAGTGGAACAGAGGGTCCTTGGGAAAGTTAAGTGAGGTGATCCGTGAACATGCCGCGCACCCAACAGGTACTCAGTAAGTAGCATCTTTGCATATTGGAAGTAGTAATGATCAGTCAGTTTTAGTGGTAACAAGAGCCCGGCGGGCCAGCCAGGGGGCACAGGTGAGGAGGGTCCCCTGGGGAAGGTGTGAAGCCGTCCAGGAGGCTGCTCGGAGCTGGGCCTCCTCTCCTGTCTTCACCTAGGGGAGGACCGGGAGTGGTGATGGTGTGATTCGGGGCCAGCAGCCAAGGTCTCGGAGCGCAGGGCGGACGACAAAGAAGGACCGGAGGCCGCAGGCCCGGAACAAGAAAGGGCATGGCTCTGCTGAGGCTGAAGAGTAAGCAGCTGCACGCAACAGGCTGGGTGGGTTGCTGGATCCCCCATGGGGGGCCGGTGCCTTGACCTTGACCCCTGCTCCCTGTCCTCTCCTTCCTCAGTCTCGTCCCTTCTTCTCCTCGGAaaccctccttccccttccaatGGGCCTGGGAGAGCTTCGCCACTGACAGCCGGGCTCTGCATCAGCCTAGCCCCTTCTCAGTCCCTGGCTACCAAGTTACGTCCTTGCCCCAAGCACTTCTCAAGTATAAGACCAGGTGCAAGTCCACGGCCACCCTCCCAGAGGCCCAAGGCTTCTGCTGGAAGACAGAAGTGCCAAACCTGGAGAGGAGCCAGCAGCTCAGGGCCCGCGGTGGCAGCCCCATCTCCTCCGGCAAAGGGAAGAGCCAAGAACTGGAAGGGCTCAGTGAATGGGACCTCCAGCCACCTGGGAAGAGGTCAGGGTCAGGATCCGAGTCTGAGGAAGGCATTGAGCCGGAAGCCCTGGGTgctgaggaggcagagagggtctTGAGCCTCGGGGAACTGCCCTACCTCCTCAGGAGAGGGTCGATCTTAGACGATGAGCGGCTTGCAGAGGTGACAGAGGAGGCCGAGGAGGGGGAGCACAGGGCCCCCTATAGAAGGAGGGCTGGTTCTCAGAGAAAGGGACCCAACATTTGCAAGGAGGCCTCCAGTGAGGGTGACCTGCAGGGCAAGGGGAACAGCTCGAGCTCCAACCTCAGAGGATCACAGAGGAGGAAATCAAGGGCCAAGGACCTGGAGGGGCCGTGGGACCTGGAGAAGCTGCAGAGGCAGTTACAGCAAGACTTGGACTGTGGTGAGTGTGGGCTCTCAATGCCTGGGTCCCCAGGAAACCACACAGCTGGGAAGAGAGGTTGAGTTGGGAAGAGAGGGTTGTGCTGTGCTCCAGCTGCTGGGTGGGATTGCCTGGTAGCCTGGGAGGGAGGCTACTCTCTGCCTTGTCCCACTGAGGATAGGCCCTGAAAAGCAGCCCTGGAAGGCTCTGCGGACTGCTGTCCAGGCCTCCAATCGGAGTGGGAAGACCTATGCCTTGGAAGATGAAGAGACTTTCCTGTTTGCCAACTTTCCCAACCGTACCTTCCACAAACGACAGGAGGCCACAAGGTAAGgtggaagaaaaaggaggatgGAAAGAAAGGGCTGGGCGTAGTGGAGAAGCCAGTTCTCCGGAGACACTGACTCATTCACtccttcattcatccattctctAATCCTCTAGTCATCCAATCTTCTGTGGATATGTCCATGCATCtacccactcattcattcacccattcacctATCCATCcgtcatccatctatccatccattcatccaaccatccatccaccctccCACCTGTACCCATTCACCCATCTatctacccattcatccatccacccactcacccatccattCACCCGTCCATCCATTTACCTACCCATCATCCAtttacctatccatccatccatccatccatccatccttcatccatccatccatccatccctctgtccatccatccatccaaccatccatccaccctccCACCTGTACCCATtcacccactcacccatccattCACCCGTCCATCCATTTACCTACCCATCATCCAtttacctatccatccatccatccatccatccatccttcatccatccatccatccatccatccctctgtccatccatccatccaaccatccatccaccctccCACCTGTACccattcacccatccacccactcacccatccatccacccgtccatccatTTACCTACCCATCATCCATTTACCTgcccatccatgcatccatccgtCATCCATCCATGCATCATCTACATCTGTCTGCCTGGCCACGTGTCTATTGACACAAACCACTTTTCATCCATTTCCCATCTTCTATCCATCCATTAGCCTATTCACTAAATGATGAATGCAACATATGTTGAATATCTATTCATGGGTGCTTAGGAGGTAAAGACAAAAAGACTTGGCCTCAGCCCTAAGAAAGTCAAAGCCTG comes from Mustela erminea isolate mMusErm1 chromosome 9, mMusErm1.Pri, whole genome shotgun sequence and encodes:
- the TSGA10IP gene encoding testis-specific protein 10-interacting protein isoform X1: MRNTHQPLSRTTSARPGQDARLQAPGTTVGLLKFLSDTPQAEQGRTGSGDGVIRGQQPRSRSAGRTTKKDRRPQARNKKGHGSAEAEDLVPSSPRKPSFPFQWAWESFATDSRALHQPSPFSVPGYQVTSLPQALLKYKTRCKSTATLPEAQGFCWKTEVPNLERSQQLRARGGSPISSGKGKSQELEGLSEWDLQPPGKRSGSGSESEEGIEPEALGAEEAERVLSLGELPYLLRRGSILDDERLAEVTEEAEEGEHRAPYRRRAGSQRKGPNICKEASSEGDLQGKGNSSSSNLRGSQRRKSRAKDLEGPWDLEKLQRQLQQDLDCGPEKQPWKALRTAVQASNRSGKTYALEDEETFLFANFPNRTFHKRQEATRSLLQAWERQQQEERQQAELRRAREQRVQQQVARCLAAYAPRGSRGPGATQRKLEELRRQERQRFAQYQAELRGIQHRVQARPYLFQQAMQVNARLSVTRRFSQVLSALGLDEEQLLAEAGKGDREGTSRKPRSHRSMGARMEHSFESPPKTERTGSQPDRHSTPSPNQESSP
- the TSGA10IP gene encoding testis-specific protein 10-interacting protein isoform X2 produces the protein MRNTHQPLSRTTSARPGQDARLQAPGTTVGLLKFLSDTPQAEQGRTGSGDGVIRGQQPRSRSAGRTTKKDRRPQARNKKGHGSAEAEDLVPSSPRKPSFPFQWAWESFATDSRALHQPSPFSVPGYQVTSLPQALLKYKTRCKSTATLPEAQGFCWKTEVPNLERSQQLRARGGSPISSGKGKSQELEGLSEWDLQPPGKRSGSGSESEEGIEPEALGAEEAERVLSLGELPYLLRRGSILDDERLAEVTEEAEEGEHRAPYRRRAGSQRKGPNICKEASSEGDLQGKGNSSSSNLRGSQRRKSRAKDLEGPWDLEKLQRQLQQDLDCGPEKQPWKALRTAVQASNRSGKTYALEDEETFLFANFPNRTFHKRQEATRRQERQRFAQYQAELRGIQHRVQARPYLFQQAMQVNARLSVTRRFSQVLSALGLDEEQLLAEAGKGDREGTSRKPRSHRSMGARMEHSFESPPKTERTGSQPDRHSTPSPNQESSP